One stretch of Rhodoferax lithotrophicus DNA includes these proteins:
- a CDS encoding ribonucleoside-diphosphate reductase subunit alpha: MADLNLLSTSADGQISLYQIIRRNGAVVSFEPNKIAVAMMKAFLAVHGTQGAASASVRETVEELTQTVIRALMRSRPAGGTFHIEDVQDQVELGLMRGGHHEIARAYVLYRERRTQERAQKMEQHTQAHPVLHAIDKGQRVVLDLARLKNIIADACSGLGHDVKPEPIMVETMRNLYDGVPMEEVYKASVLAARTLIEKDPDYTFATARLLFHTIAKEVLGEDVAQADMQQAYVDYFPQFIQRGVENDLLDEKLQQFDLQRLAGALKAERDLQFDYLGLQTLYDRYFLHVGKQRIELPQAFFMRVAMGLSLNEIDREAHAIEFYEVLSSFDFMSSTPTLFNAGTLRSQLSSCYLTTVPDDLDGIYESIKENALLSKFAGGLGNDWTRVRALGSHIKGTNGESQGVVPFLKVVNDTAVAVNQGGKRKGAVCTYLETWHLDIEEFLELRKNTGDDRRRTHDMNTSNWIPDLFMRRVMEKGQWTLFSPNNVPDLHDKFGQAFEEAYVAYEEKAARSEIKPFRTVQATDLWRKMLTMLFETGHPWITFKDACNIRSPQQHAGVVHSSNLCTEITLNTSNSETAVCNLGSVNLLQHLKNGQLDHAKLKKTINTAMRMLDNVIDINYYAVKKARDSNMRHRPVGLGLMGFQDCLYEMRLPYSSEAAVQFADESMEAICYYAYWASTELARERGKYSSYKGSLWDQGVLPLDTLNMLSKERGGYVDVDRSSTLEWDNLRQKIAKDGMRNSNCVAIAPTATISNIIGVDASIEPCFGNLSVKSNLSGEFTIINSYLVRDLKRLGLWDDVMVMDLKHFDGSLRPIDRVPPEIKSLYATAFEVETRWLVEAASRRQKWIDQAQSLNIYMSGASGKKLDDTYKLAWIRGLKTTYYLRTQSATHVEKSTVAAGRLNAVSSGEQSGSQHGMSALEAAAAAARQQMANIPATDVKFCGVDDPTCESCQ, from the coding sequence ATGGCCGACTTGAACTTACTTTCAACATCCGCAGACGGTCAGATAAGTCTGTATCAAATCATCCGCCGCAATGGTGCCGTGGTGTCTTTTGAACCCAACAAAATCGCGGTCGCCATGATGAAGGCTTTTTTAGCCGTGCATGGCACACAAGGTGCCGCATCTGCCAGTGTGCGGGAAACAGTGGAAGAACTCACTCAAACCGTCATTCGGGCACTCATGCGCTCACGCCCGGCCGGCGGCACCTTTCATATTGAAGACGTGCAAGACCAGGTTGAACTTGGACTGATGCGTGGAGGACATCATGAGATTGCCCGCGCCTATGTGCTGTACCGTGAAAGGCGCACCCAGGAACGTGCCCAAAAAATGGAGCAACATACACAGGCACATCCCGTCCTTCATGCTATCGACAAGGGCCAACGCGTGGTATTGGACTTGGCTCGATTAAAAAATATCATTGCTGACGCATGTAGTGGCTTGGGCCACGACGTGAAACCTGAGCCCATCATGGTGGAAACCATGCGTAACCTGTACGATGGCGTGCCTATGGAAGAGGTTTACAAGGCCTCGGTACTGGCCGCGCGCACCCTCATTGAAAAAGACCCAGACTACACCTTTGCCACCGCACGGTTACTGTTTCACACCATCGCCAAAGAGGTCTTGGGTGAAGATGTCGCGCAAGCAGATATGCAACAGGCTTATGTAGACTATTTCCCGCAATTTATCCAGCGTGGTGTTGAAAATGATCTGCTGGATGAAAAACTCCAACAGTTTGACCTACAACGCCTTGCTGGTGCCCTCAAGGCCGAACGTGATTTGCAATTTGATTACCTTGGCCTTCAAACCCTGTATGACCGTTACTTTTTGCATGTTGGCAAACAGCGCATTGAGTTACCACAAGCCTTTTTCATGCGCGTCGCCATGGGCCTGTCACTCAATGAGATTGACCGTGAAGCCCACGCTATTGAGTTTTACGAGGTGTTGTCCAGCTTTGATTTCATGTCATCCACGCCGACCCTGTTCAACGCCGGCACACTGCGTTCGCAACTTTCGAGTTGTTACCTGACCACCGTGCCCGATGACCTTGATGGCATTTATGAGTCCATCAAGGAAAACGCTTTATTGTCCAAATTTGCAGGCGGCCTGGGTAATGACTGGACACGTGTGCGTGCATTAGGTAGCCACATCAAGGGAACCAATGGCGAGTCGCAAGGTGTCGTACCGTTCCTGAAGGTGGTCAACGACACCGCTGTCGCGGTGAACCAGGGTGGCAAGCGTAAAGGTGCGGTGTGCACCTATCTGGAGACCTGGCATCTGGACATTGAAGAGTTTCTGGAACTGCGGAAGAACACGGGTGATGATCGCCGCCGCACACATGACATGAACACGTCGAACTGGATTCCTGATTTGTTCATGCGCAGAGTGATGGAAAAAGGCCAATGGACCTTGTTCTCGCCCAACAACGTGCCAGATTTGCATGACAAGTTCGGCCAAGCTTTTGAGGAGGCCTATGTGGCCTATGAAGAAAAAGCAGCACGTAGCGAGATCAAACCATTTCGGACAGTGCAGGCCACAGACCTGTGGCGCAAGATGCTCACCATGTTGTTCGAAACTGGTCACCCCTGGATCACATTCAAGGATGCCTGCAACATCCGCTCACCCCAACAACACGCTGGTGTAGTGCACTCAAGCAACCTGTGTACCGAAATTACCCTCAACACCAGCAACAGTGAAACAGCCGTGTGCAATTTGGGTTCGGTGAACTTGCTGCAGCATCTTAAAAACGGCCAACTTGATCATGCCAAGTTGAAAAAAACCATCAATACCGCCATGCGCATGCTCGACAACGTGATTGACATTAATTATTACGCCGTCAAGAAAGCACGAGATTCCAATATGCGCCATCGCCCTGTCGGACTTGGCTTGATGGGATTTCAGGATTGCCTTTATGAGATGCGCCTCCCTTACTCCAGTGAAGCGGCTGTTCAATTTGCCGATGAATCCATGGAGGCCATTTGTTATTACGCCTACTGGGCCTCCACGGAATTGGCTCGTGAACGTGGCAAATATTCAAGCTACAAAGGTTCCCTCTGGGATCAAGGCGTGTTGCCCTTGGACACATTGAACATGCTGAGCAAAGAGCGCGGTGGTTATGTGGATGTTGATCGATCCAGCACCCTTGAATGGGATAATTTGCGCCAAAAAATTGCCAAAGACGGCATGCGTAACTCGAACTGCGTCGCCATAGCGCCTACGGCTACCATTTCCAACATCATTGGAGTAGATGCCTCCATAGAGCCCTGCTTTGGCAACCTGTCCGTCAAATCCAATCTATCGGGCGAATTCACTATCATCAATAGTTATCTGGTACGTGACCTCAAACGTCTGGGTCTCTGGGACGATGTAATGGTGATGGACTTAAAGCATTTTGATGGTTCCCTCAGACCGATTGACCGCGTACCTCCTGAAATCAAGTCGCTCTACGCAACGGCCTTTGAAGTTGAAACCAGGTGGTTGGTTGAGGCCGCATCACGTCGTCAGAAATGGATTGATCAGGCGCAATCCCTGAATATCTACATGTCTGGCGCATCCGGTAAAAAGCTCGACGATACTTATAAACTAGCTTGGATTCGTGGCCTAAAAACCACCTACTATTTACGCACACAATCTGCTACCCACGTGGAAAAGTCTACTGTGGCAGCGGGCCGTCTGAATGCTGTTTCTTCTGGCGAGCAATCAGGCAGTCAACACGGCATGAGCGCACTGGAGGCAGCTGCAGCAGCAGCTCGACAACAGATGGCCAACATTCCAGCTACAGACGTTAAATTCTGCGGAGTGGACGACCCAACCTGCGAGTCTTGCCAGTGA
- a CDS encoding histone, protein MATAKKPAAKKAAPETKAVVAKKAAPTKPAATKKVAPAKASAPAKKAVTAKPTETTAKPAAKKTAPVKKAAPVATAVPAKKAAPATKAAPSKKAVATKKPAAKPAAEATPTAKTTLSPQAAWPFPTGPKP, encoded by the coding sequence ATGGCAACTGCAAAAAAACCTGCCGCGAAAAAAGCGGCTCCCGAAACCAAGGCCGTAGTGGCCAAAAAAGCCGCGCCGACAAAGCCGGCTGCAACAAAGAAAGTGGCCCCAGCAAAAGCATCTGCCCCAGCAAAAAAAGCAGTGACTGCGAAACCAACTGAGACAACAGCAAAGCCAGCAGCTAAAAAAACCGCTCCTGTCAAAAAAGCTGCGCCAGTAGCCACCGCAGTTCCCGCAAAAAAAGCTGCTCCTGCGACCAAAGCTGCACCGTCCAAGAAAGCCGTGGCCACAAAAAAACCTGCGGCAAAACCTGCCGCAGAAGCTACGCCAACAGCAAAAACAACGCTCAGTCCTCAAGCTGCATGGCCTTTTCCAACCGGTCCAAAGCCCTGA
- the zwf gene encoding glucose-6-phosphate dehydrogenase — MSFDLVLFGGTGDLSWRKLMPALFQAFKHGTLPEGARIIGVGRDDLSDERYRALILSRFDQVDLAKRPSADEFARFSSLLEFVSMDLSKPEHYTYLRDKLAQRQADTVVMYLATAPTLFTTIVEQLSAAGLNTPQTRVVLEKPLGHDLASNRAINHSVGQVFSENQVFRIDHYLGKPAVQNLFALRFGNALFEPLWRREHIANIQITIAEELGVEKRGAFYETTGALRDMVQNHALQLLCAIGMEPPINSHADAIRDEKLKVLRSLKPWTSETLTQDVIRGQYGAGAIGGAAVAAYRDELGVNPASSTETFVALRTEISNWRWAGVPFYIRTGKRLAGRDARIVVNFRPTPHAIFNSQIGMANQLVINLQPKDGLELHLLAQGQDNRKNSHTLAPVQLDLDFDKRFGQERVGAYERLLLDVIDGRLNLFVRSDEQEEAWRWVEPILTHWQADTLGPRPYASGTWGPSATSAMIARDGFCWSEEC; from the coding sequence ATGAGCTTTGATCTTGTTCTTTTTGGCGGTACCGGCGACTTGTCTTGGCGCAAACTAATGCCAGCCTTGTTTCAAGCTTTCAAACATGGCACCCTGCCCGAAGGTGCGCGCATCATTGGTGTAGGCCGGGACGACCTGAGCGATGAACGCTATCGTGCCTTGATCCTGAGCCGCTTTGATCAGGTAGATCTGGCTAAACGCCCCAGTGCGGACGAGTTTGCACGTTTTTCCAGTTTGCTTGAATTTGTCAGCATGGATCTGTCCAAACCCGAGCATTACACCTACCTGCGCGACAAGCTGGCCCAACGCCAGGCCGACACGGTGGTGATGTACCTGGCTACCGCACCCACACTGTTTACCACCATCGTTGAACAACTCTCTGCAGCAGGGCTGAACACACCACAGACTCGCGTGGTGCTGGAAAAACCACTCGGCCACGATCTGGCCAGCAACCGGGCCATCAACCACAGCGTCGGACAGGTGTTCAGCGAAAACCAGGTTTTTCGTATTGACCACTACCTGGGCAAACCTGCGGTACAAAACCTGTTTGCCTTGCGCTTTGGCAACGCCCTGTTTGAGCCTCTGTGGCGGCGCGAGCACATTGCCAATATCCAGATCACCATTGCCGAAGAATTGGGCGTGGAAAAACGTGGTGCGTTTTACGAGACCACGGGCGCACTGCGTGACATGGTGCAAAACCATGCACTGCAACTGCTGTGTGCCATTGGCATGGAGCCGCCCATCAACTCACATGCCGATGCCATTCGTGACGAAAAGCTTAAGGTATTGCGCTCTCTGAAACCCTGGACAAGCGAAACCCTGACGCAAGATGTGATTCGGGGCCAATACGGCGCAGGGGCCATTGGTGGCGCAGCGGTTGCCGCCTACCGGGACGAACTAGGGGTCAATCCGGCCAGCTCGACGGAAACTTTTGTTGCCTTACGCACCGAAATCTCTAACTGGCGCTGGGCAGGGGTGCCGTTTTATATTCGTACCGGCAAGCGTCTGGCCGGGCGCGATGCACGTATTGTGGTGAATTTCAGACCCACGCCCCACGCTATTTTTAATTCTCAAATTGGCATGGCCAACCAGTTGGTGATCAATTTGCAGCCCAAAGACGGGTTGGAATTGCACTTGCTAGCCCAGGGTCAGGACAACCGCAAAAATTCTCACACCTTGGCCCCGGTGCAGCTTGATCTGGACTTTGACAAACGCTTTGGCCAGGAACGTGTAGGTGCGTATGAGCGACTGCTGCTGGACGTGATTGACGGGCGACTGAACCTGTTTGTGCGCAGCGACGAGCAAGAGGAGGCCTGGCGCTGGGTGGAGCCGATCCTCACCCACTGGCAAGCCGATACCCTGGGTCCACGCCCTTATGCCTCTGGCACTTGGGGCCCCAGCGCTACCAGCGCCATGATTGCCCGCGATGGTTTTTGCTGGAGTGAAGAATGTTAG
- a CDS encoding zinc-ribbon and DUF3426 domain-containing protein, translated as MSLLTRCPACDTLYRVVPDQLRISEGWVKCGQCGDIFDASKQLIEAASDVESLSEEMQTDALTVDPLPSFQAPTSLESEAEALAEAQASSSGNDVVLVDVPQEFVDMVATPDDSVQLAVVGSSPVTTPESDLKADSYVSSDLVHAECQEPSPLQATNQPSEAEDPPQVAFLTQGSTQNIWQKPVVRFVLWLLMGILAVALLGQWVFVERNQLVAQHPEFKPVLQTFCDLARCKIQPLKRIEFMSVDSVGFLQLDKETYRLSFVVKNASPWPLALPSVELVLTDAQDQPVYRRVFSVQELGSTETVIAANSEWSTSVALHVATSVSHGRVLGYRLLIFYP; from the coding sequence ATGAGCCTGTTGACCCGCTGCCCTGCATGTGACACGCTGTATCGGGTGGTGCCAGATCAATTGCGTATTTCTGAGGGTTGGGTCAAATGTGGGCAGTGTGGTGATATTTTTGATGCATCTAAGCAGCTGATCGAAGCTGCTAGTGACGTTGAGTCACTTAGTGAAGAGATGCAGACAGATGCTTTGACGGTTGACCCGTTACCTTCTTTTCAGGCACCTACTTCTTTAGAGTCTGAAGCTGAAGCACTTGCCGAGGCTCAGGCATCTTCGTCTGGCAATGATGTAGTTTTGGTTGATGTTCCGCAAGAGTTCGTGGATATGGTCGCCACGCCGGATGATTCTGTCCAGTTGGCGGTTGTTGGTTCAAGTCCTGTCACGACACCTGAATCTGATTTGAAAGCGGATTCATATGTTTCTTCAGACTTGGTTCACGCAGAGTGTCAAGAGCCCTCGCCATTGCAAGCTACCAACCAGCCTTCAGAGGCTGAAGATCCACCGCAGGTGGCCTTTTTAACGCAAGGTAGCACTCAAAATATATGGCAAAAACCAGTTGTACGTTTTGTACTTTGGCTGTTGATGGGGATTCTTGCTGTTGCTTTACTGGGGCAGTGGGTGTTTGTAGAGCGGAATCAACTTGTTGCACAACATCCTGAATTTAAGCCTGTCTTGCAAACATTCTGTGATTTGGCACGATGCAAGATCCAGCCCTTGAAGCGGATTGAGTTTATGAGTGTGGATTCAGTGGGGTTCTTGCAACTGGATAAAGAGACTTATAGGCTGAGTTTTGTGGTGAAAAATGCATCACCGTGGCCCTTGGCGTTGCCTTCAGTGGAGCTTGTACTGACAGATGCGCAGGATCAGCCAGTTTATCGACGTGTCTTTAGCGTTCAGGAGTTAGGCTCTACAGAAACGGTAATTGCAGCTAACTCTGAGTGGTCAACCAGCGTGGCACTTCATGTAGCTACGTCTGTAAGTCATGGGCGAGTACTGGGTTATCGATTACTTATTTTTTATCCCTAG
- a CDS encoding ribonucleotide-diphosphate reductase subunit beta, with the protein MLSWDEEVTPTASLPPTSSLPNPPMAARFSGPSAALVESPAIPLTVPLAHPVNPPSSDAVTSTQRRVNAADKRIINGKTDVNQLVPFKYKWAWEKYLSSCANHWMPQEVNMTRDIALWKDPNGLSEDERRIVKRNLGFFVTADSLAANNIVLGTYRHITAPECRQFLLRQAFEEAIHTHAYQYIVESLGLDEGEIFSAYHEIKSIRDKDEFLIPFIEAIMDPQFKTGTPEADQTLLKSLIVFACLMEGLFFYVGFTQILALGRQNKMTGAAEQYQYILRDESMHCNFGIDLINQLKLENPQLWTAEFKAEIKALFETAVDLEYRYAEDTMPRGVLGMNASMFKGYLRYIANRRATQIGLEALFPNEENPFPWMSEMIDLKKERNFFETRVIEYQSGGALSWE; encoded by the coding sequence ATGTTGTCCTGGGACGAAGAAGTTACACCTACCGCCAGTTTGCCGCCTACTTCAAGCCTGCCGAATCCGCCGATGGCAGCACGATTTTCTGGCCCATCAGCTGCTCTGGTCGAATCACCTGCGATACCTCTGACTGTCCCATTGGCACATCCTGTCAACCCACCTTCATCTGATGCAGTAACGAGCACACAGCGTCGGGTTAATGCTGCAGATAAACGCATCATTAACGGCAAAACTGATGTCAATCAACTGGTACCGTTCAAATACAAATGGGCTTGGGAAAAATACCTCTCCAGCTGCGCCAATCACTGGATGCCGCAAGAAGTCAACATGACGCGAGACATTGCCCTATGGAAAGATCCGAACGGACTAAGTGAAGATGAACGTCGTATCGTCAAACGTAATCTGGGGTTTTTTGTAACTGCAGATTCACTTGCGGCCAATAACATTGTTCTGGGTACTTACCGTCATATCACGGCCCCGGAGTGCCGCCAGTTTTTGCTGCGTCAAGCATTCGAAGAAGCTATTCATACCCATGCATACCAGTACATTGTTGAGTCGCTGGGGCTTGACGAAGGTGAGATTTTCAGTGCCTACCATGAGATCAAGTCCATTCGGGATAAAGACGAATTTTTGATTCCGTTCATTGAAGCCATCATGGATCCACAGTTTAAAACGGGTACACCAGAGGCAGATCAAACGCTACTCAAATCCCTGATTGTTTTTGCTTGCCTGATGGAAGGCTTGTTCTTCTACGTCGGTTTCACACAAATTCTGGCGCTCGGACGTCAAAATAAAATGACTGGCGCAGCCGAGCAATACCAATACATCTTGCGCGACGAATCGATGCATTGCAATTTTGGCATTGATTTGATCAATCAACTCAAGTTGGAAAACCCACAGCTCTGGACGGCAGAATTCAAAGCTGAAATCAAAGCTTTATTTGAAACGGCTGTAGACCTTGAATACCGCTACGCTGAAGACACGATGCCACGAGGCGTGCTGGGAATGAATGCGTCCATGTTCAAAGGCTACCTGCGCTACATTGCCAACCGGCGCGCAACTCAAATTGGACTTGAAGCACTCTTTCCCAATGAAGAGAATCCATTCCCGTGGATGAGCGAAATGATTGACCTGAAGAAAGAGCGAAACTTTTTCGAAACGCGTGTCATCGAATACCAGTCTGGTGGCGCATTGTCTTGGGAATAA
- a CDS encoding ABC transporter substrate-binding protein, with the protein MKKLFVVSTLALAAGFVQADTVNVICSVQAEWCNMIGTVYGKTTGTKINISMKGSGEALAQLIAEKDNPKTDIWFGGTGDPHLQAAEQGLSLEYKSPSLSQLQVWSQQQAAQSKFRTVGIYSGPLGFGYNTELLAKKKLQPPKVWADLLNPALKGEIQVANPASSGTAYTMVATLVQMMGEEQAFEYMKKLHKNISQYTRSGTGPIKAAARGETTVSISFVHDAPGEKMNGFPVEAITPADGTGAEIGSMSIIKGARNLEAAKKFYEWALTPAAQEMAAAAKQFQVPSNKSAKVDKNVPDFKKIKFINYDYAKYGASAERKRLIAKWEKEVNSLPR; encoded by the coding sequence ATGAAGAAGCTGTTTGTTGTGTCTACCCTTGCCCTCGCTGCTGGTTTTGTGCAAGCGGACACCGTCAACGTGATTTGTTCAGTTCAAGCCGAGTGGTGCAACATGATCGGCACCGTGTATGGCAAAACCACCGGTACCAAAATCAACATTTCGATGAAAGGCTCTGGCGAAGCGCTGGCGCAGTTGATCGCCGAAAAAGACAACCCCAAGACCGACATCTGGTTTGGTGGCACCGGTGACCCGCACTTACAAGCTGCCGAGCAAGGTTTGTCACTCGAATACAAGTCCCCTAGCTTGAGCCAATTGCAGGTCTGGTCACAGCAACAAGCGGCGCAGTCCAAGTTTCGCACCGTAGGTATTTACTCTGGCCCATTGGGATTTGGTTACAACACCGAGTTATTGGCCAAGAAAAAGCTGCAGCCGCCCAAGGTCTGGGCTGATTTGCTGAATCCCGCACTCAAGGGTGAAATCCAGGTGGCCAACCCGGCCTCCAGCGGCACCGCTTACACCATGGTGGCCACCCTGGTGCAAATGATGGGTGAAGAACAGGCTTTTGAGTACATGAAAAAACTGCACAAAAACATTAGCCAGTACACCCGCAGTGGTACCGGCCCGATCAAGGCTGCCGCACGGGGTGAAACCACCGTGTCGATCAGCTTTGTGCATGACGCACCCGGCGAAAAAATGAACGGCTTTCCGGTCGAGGCCATCACCCCGGCCGATGGCACGGGGGCTGAAATTGGCTCCATGAGTATCATCAAAGGCGCACGTAATCTGGAGGCCGCCAAGAAGTTTTACGAATGGGCATTAACTCCGGCAGCACAGGAAATGGCCGCTGCGGCCAAGCAATTCCAGGTGCCATCCAACAAGTCCGCCAAAGTTGACAAAAATGTGCCAGATTTCAAGAAAATCAAGTTCATCAACTACGACTACGCCAAGTACGGTGCTTCGGCCGAGCGCAAGCGCCTGATTGCCAAATGGGAAAAAGAAGTCAATTCTTTGCCTCGTTAA
- a CDS encoding MurR/RpiR family transcriptional regulator, giving the protein MLDRIKASLPSLAPAEQRVGKLVLSDPRSFALMPVSELADRAHVSKPTVVRFCRSVGYDGLSDFKLKLAGSVSEGVPFIHRSVDADDKTSDIMVKVIDNTVAAFLKYRNDASASAIEKAADALVNAYKAGRRIEFFGVGNSGVVAQDAQHKFFRLGINGVAYSDGHMQVMSASLLQPGDCVVVISNSGRTRDLMDSCDIARKNGATTIVITASGSPLASAGHIHVAADHPEGYDRYSPMVSRLLHLMIIDILATCVALRIGGDKLQPLLREMKNNLRSKRYA; this is encoded by the coding sequence ATGCTTGACCGAATCAAAGCCTCTTTGCCATCCTTAGCCCCTGCCGAGCAGCGCGTGGGCAAACTGGTCTTGAGTGATCCACGCAGTTTTGCCCTGATGCCAGTCAGTGAATTGGCTGACCGGGCGCATGTGAGCAAGCCCACGGTGGTGCGTTTTTGCCGCAGCGTGGGTTATGACGGTCTGAGTGACTTCAAGCTGAAGCTGGCTGGTAGCGTGAGTGAGGGGGTCCCCTTCATCCACCGCAGTGTGGATGCAGACGACAAGACCAGTGACATCATGGTCAAAGTGATTGACAACACGGTCGCCGCATTTTTGAAATACCGCAACGATGCGTCTGCCAGTGCCATTGAAAAAGCCGCTGATGCCTTGGTAAACGCCTACAAGGCGGGCCGCCGGATCGAGTTTTTTGGCGTGGGAAACTCTGGTGTGGTCGCGCAGGATGCGCAACACAAGTTCTTTCGTTTGGGGATCAACGGCGTGGCTTACAGCGACGGCCACATGCAGGTAATGAGCGCATCCCTGCTGCAACCGGGTGACTGCGTGGTGGTCATCTCCAACTCGGGCCGTACACGGGACTTGATGGACTCGTGCGACATTGCCCGCAAAAACGGAGCCACCACCATTGTGATTACCGCCAGTGGCTCACCGCTGGCCTCAGCCGGGCACATTCACGTGGCAGCTGATCACCCGGAAGGTTATGACCGCTACAGCCCAATGGTGTCGCGACTGCTGCACCTGATGATTATCGATATCTTGGCCACCTGTGTGGCCTTGCGTATTGGCGGGGACAAACTGCAACCACTGCTGCGTGAGATGAAAAACAATCTGCGCAGCAAGCGATACGCCTGA